In a genomic window of Henningerozyma blattae CBS 6284 chromosome 9, complete genome:
- the TBLA0I01080 gene encoding uncharacterized protein (similar to Saccharomyces cerevisiae BOI1 (YBL085W) and BOI2 (YER114C); ancestral locus Anc_7.413) — protein sequence MMQQNNDYVAMNLSKNITNSTNDDSNLSLDMDLSTSTQENLTSTPTKKYPMYIVINEYTKRMDDELDMKPGDKIQVITDDEEYNDGWYFGKNLRTGEEGLYPVVFTQQISIEKHPKLTRVKSAKRITTNNSSSSNLNTNSSTTDLYSSQNEDSNSELPTPQPVETATSIRLPNSSPTNNNNNKYNNIGSDSANLIKNSMKSSQSNNIFKSNVPEGRNISVKSTMSDIDRALQELKIDERKFEEEEAEEALKEDQLRGKLKDKLNEYKFNESPSVSPNSPASFGKFNSNDFTTTEDNINTTNTTATATTKDLNNVYNNKNNSNSKLFTTITSNEGDDELNYTQQTMISNTTGLNLNNYQGSSQESSQNVTQSSISRSSSFKQNPLSDIPRQKTSLSRTNSQKKIKGQLSRASSQSRLQNSNNAIASSVSINNSLANTNSNVSSSADDSFTNSSNNNNQDYNKDFLKNVTTTSSGISNSNVNSKPFVNNNKFNDTTDRNFSTTSNSNASVIKNIMSDHTIDPNQNKVELDKPQLSASNALQWSPEDVTNYFLQKGFTEKDASKFTKHKISGSILLELELAHLKELEINSFGTRFEIHKEIGHIKEAVENGLTPSSSAPQQQGDMSTLTAPSMREVSNRTNSNSNSNSSGSTQQQYPQSPSLENKMSNGQQQQPFNNSNVRSTTRTQAQQLDLDENYDDPKLYNSTKTPTSNDIYLDDFDQQLMPPASVNQDFESGMNSPASDYSNKSSPSINHPPKNQRDNILNTPNSTNSVPLRTAQTKPSTSKKRPVSLLINGQRTNSMLVDETLLSQRNTSEIINNDALFSSPRRAPKPPSYPSPVQPPKSPLINNKKANFSRFDPQEVQTSPLANSKTPTTPQKIENPLSKNRLSYQRNTPSSVDPSKASKQREVSSHSPSRLASYNKDANISSDSANKYSSMKTKGQKPTSTLDPGSRKPKNGQTDLYNRAAMLSQSANDSAKKNMNNMNNNNNNNNNNNNNYAFENPHFMDQSSDRAASSFYASDSDSESKRMSGSKYNESNNRESIQTSFFSARNSQSKSGSPVRTSNATGESKQSTITASNKDPVVLSPYRQQFTENATDSTPTGNRTSRYYTPTGKSPSKQTPHGFNNTLPTPAPLSGTLTNNSPKYTSSSNDDKFRSVSAKNPSNDSFHDAVDTLLTDEEQAKQRSVSEAPGSKQKQMRKLPGRAAAKQQTSAFMEGIRTINVKDAIKDADCSGWMSKKGSGAIGAWKKRFFTLHGTRLSYFANTSDTKERGLIDITAHRVTPAREDDKLVSLYAASTGKGRFCFKLVPPPPGSKKGLTFTQPRVHYFAVETQEEMRMWMSALIKTSIDIDTSVPVISSYTTPTVSLSKAKEMLQQAREETKLREEQDNLDNPMENMKWDEVNASPQAEQDFNSPSEALNRSNLTPHKSSTSSKGHKFSSPVATRSSNEMTNSNQNSTSNQRTHNTNGKHYNPHSNHTSNNNSNGNSKATSRSNSKAASNNNSNNNSTLFNTTSNGAAGSIGFSSPYLMASGMAPQLGRSNSNRITNNNNNINSGDI from the coding sequence ATGATGcaacaaaataatgattatgTGGCCATGAATTTATCGAAAAATATCACAAATTCTACAAATGATGATAGCAATTTAAGTTTGGATATGGATTTATCCACTTCAACTCAAGAAAATTTGACCAGTACTCCCACCAAGAAATACCCTATGTATATTGTCATTAATGAATATACAAAACGAATGGATGACGAATTAGATATGAAACCAGGTGATAAGATTCAAGTCATTACcgatgatgaagaatataATGACGGATGGTACTTTGGTAAGAATTTAAGAACTGGTGAAGAAGGGTTATATCCAGTGGTATTCACCCAACAGATCAGTATTGAAAAACATCCTAAATTAACAAGAGTTAAATCAGCCAAAAGAATTACCAccaataattcttcatcatccaATCTTAATACAAATAGTTCCACAACTGATCTTTATTCTTCTCAAAATGAAGATTCAAATTCAGAATTACCTACACCTCAACCAGTAGAAACTGCAACCTCCATACGATTACCAAATTCAAGTcctactaataataataataataaatataataatataggGTCCGATTCGGCAAACTTGATTAAAAATAGCATGAAATCATCacaatcaaataatatttttaaatcgAATGTTCCAGAAGGTAGAAACATTTCAGTTAAATCAACCATGTCTGATATTGATAGAGCTTTacaagaattgaaaatagatgaaagaaaatttgaagaagaagaagcaGAAGAAGCTTTGAAAGAAGATCAATTACGTGGTAAACTTAAGGATAAActaaatgaatataaattcAATGAATCTCCCTCTGTTTCTCCAAATTCACCTGCATCATTTGGGAAATTCAATTCTAATGATTTCACTACTACAGAAGATAATATCAATACCACTAATACTACTGCTACTGCTACCACCAAGGACCTTAATAACGTTTacaataacaaaaataatagtaatagcaAATTATTTACCACCATCACTTCTAATGAAGGTGATGACGAATTGAATTATACTCAACAAACAATGATTTCAAATACTACTGGTTTAAATCTAAATAACTATCAAGGTAGTTCTCAAGAGAGCTCCCAAAACGTCACACAAAGTTCGATATCAAGAAGTTCATCTTTTAAACAAAATCCACTATCCGATATCCCAAGACAAAAGACCTCTTTATCTAGAACTAATTctcaaaagaaaatcaagGGTCAATTGTCAAGAGCCTCTTCGCAATCAAGGCTCcaaaattctaataatgcCATTGCAAGCTCAGTATCcataaataattctttagcAAACACTAACTCCAATGTTAGTAGTTCTGCAGATGATTCTTTCACCAACTcctctaataataataatcaagattataataaagattttttgaaaaacgTTACTACAACAAGCAGTGGTATTAGTAACAGCAATGTTAATTCGAAACCATTCGTCAATAACAACAAATTTAACGATACTACGGACAGAAACTTTTCTACTACTAGTAATTCAAACGCATCTgtcattaaaaatattatgtcAGATCATACAATTGATcctaatcaaaataaagtaGAACTTGATAAACCACAACTTTCTGCTTCAAATGCTCTACAATGGTCTCCAGAGGATGttacaaattattttttacaaaaGGGATTCACTGAAAAAGATGCTTCCAAGTTTACCAAACATAAGATTTCGGGTTCTATCCTTTTAGAACTAGAATTGGCtcatttaaaagaattggaaataaattcatttgGTACTAGATTCGAAATACATAAAGAAATTGGACATATTAAAGAAGCAGTAGAAAATGGGTTGACTCCATCATCTTCAGCTCCTCAGCAACAAGGTGATATGTCAACACTAACAGCTCCATCAATGAGAGAGGTGAGTAATAGaactaattcaaattcaaattcaaattcttcagGTTCTACGCAACAACAGTATCCTCAATCTCCTTCACTTGAAAACAAAATGTCTAATGGTCAACAGCAGCAgccatttaataattcaaatgttCGTTCTACAACAAGAACACAAGCACAACAACTGGATCTTGATGAAAATTATGATGATCCTAAGTTATACAATTCAACTAAAACTCCTACATCAAACgatatttatttagatGATTTCGATCAACAATTGATGCCTCCTGCTTCTGTTAATCAAGATTTTGAATCAGGTATGAATTCACCAGCTTCTGATTATAGTAATAAATCAAGTCCCTCCATAAATCATCCTCCAAAGAATCAAAGAGATAATATACTTAACACTCCAAATTCTACCAATTCGGTTCCTTTAAGAACTGCACAAACAAAGCCATCTACTTCAAAGAAAAGACCTGTATCGTTATTGATTAATGGCCAGCGCACTAATTCAATGCTAGTTGATGAAACTTTGTTATCACAACGTAATACTtcagaaattattaataatgatgcaTTGTTTAGTTCTCCAAGAAGAGCTCCAAAACCACCTTCTTACCCATCACCTGTACAACCACCTAAATCtccattaattaataataaaaaggcCAACTTCTCTAGATTTGATCCTCAAGAGGTACAGACATCTCCTTTGGCCAATTCCAAGACACCTACTACACctcaaaaaattgaaaatccATTATCTAAGAACCGTTTATCTTACCAAAGAAACACACCTTCTTCTGTAGATCCTTCCAAGGCATCCAAACAAAGAGAAGTATCTTCTCATTCTCCTAGTCGTCTAGCTTCATATAATAAGGATGCAAATATTTCCTCAGATTCTGctaataaatattcctCAATGAAGACGAAAGGACAAAAGCCAACTAGTACATTAGATCCAGGAAGTAGAAAACCGAAGAATGGACAGACTGATTTGTATAATAGAGCTGCTATGTTATCACAATCTGCAAATGATTCTGctaagaaaaatatgaataatatgaataataataataataataataataataataataacaattatGCATTTGAGAATCCACACTTTATGGATCAAAGTAGTGATCGTGCTGCCTCTAGTTTTTATGCTAGTGATTCGGATTCGGAATCTAAACGTATGTCAGGCTCAAAATACAATGAATCGAATAATAGAGAATCTATTCaaacttcatttttttcagcAAGAAACTCACAATCCAAGAGTGGCTCTCCAGTTCGTACATCTAACGCCACTGGTGAATCTAAGCAAAGCACTATAACAGCTTCTAATAAAGATCCAGTTGTGTTAAGTCCTTATAGACAGCAATTTACTGAGAATGCCACGGATTCAACTCCTACAGGTAATAGAACATCTAGATATTATACTCCAACAGGAAAATCACCATCAAAGCAAACACCTCATGGATTTAATAACACACTTCCAACACCCGCTCCATTATCTGGAACTCTAACCAATAACTCACCAAAATACACTAGTTCTTCAAACGACGATAAATTTAGATCTGTTAGTGCTAAGAATCCATCTAATGACTCCTTCCATGATGCTGTCGATACATTATTGACTGATGAAGAGCAAGCTAAACAACGGTCAGTAAGTGAAGCACCAGGCAGTaagcaaaagcaaatgAGAAAATTACCTGGTAGAGCTGCTGCTAAACAACAAACCTCTGCATTTATGGAAGGTATTAGAACAATTAACGTTAAAGACGCTATTAAAGATGCTGATTGTTCTGGTTGGATGAGTAAAAAAGGTTCTGGTGCCATTGGTGCATGGAAGAAAAGATTTTTTACATTACATGGCACAAGGCTATCTTATTTTGCTAATACTTCCGATACAAAAGAACGCGGCTTAATTGATATTACAGCTCATCGTGTTACTCCAGCAAGAGAGGATGATAAGTTAGTATCATTATATGCAGCAAGTACTGGTAAAGGTCGTTTTTGCTTTAAGTTAGTACCACCACCTCCTGGTTCTAAGAAAGGCTTAACATTCACCCAGCCTCGTGTTCATTATTTTGCTGTTGAAACTCAAGAAGAAATGAGAATGTGGATGTCAGCGTTAATCAAGACTAgtattgatattgatacAAGTGTGCCAGTTATCAGTTCGTACACTACACCAACTGTTTCTTTGTCTAAGGCAAAAGAGATGTTACAACAAGCAAGAGAGGAAACTAAGCTTAGAGAAGAGCAAGATAACTTAGATAATCCAATGGAAAATATGAAATGGGATGAAGTAAATGCCTCTCCTCAGGCTGAACAAGATT